Proteins encoded in a region of the Nitrospira sp. genome:
- the gatC gene encoding Asp-tRNA(Asn)/Glu-tRNA(Gln) amidotransferase subunit GatC, which produces MTIDKAEVEKVAKLARLEITATEQAAFSQQLSGILTYVAKLSTLKTDGVEAAAAGATNVFREDTARPSQPVEQVLANAPESANGFFVVPRIINEQ; this is translated from the coding sequence ATGACGATCGACAAGGCGGAAGTCGAAAAAGTCGCGAAGTTGGCCCGGCTCGAGATCACTGCGACCGAGCAAGCGGCCTTCAGTCAGCAGTTGAGCGGCATCCTCACGTATGTCGCCAAGCTGAGCACACTGAAGACGGACGGCGTGGAAGCCGCGGCTGCTGGAGCGACAAACGTGTTTCGCGAAGACACAGCGCGGCCGTCGCAGCCAGTCGAGCAGGTGCTAGCCAATGCGCCGGAGTCAGCGAATGGGTTTTTTGTAGTGCCAAGAATCATTAACGAGCAGTAA
- a CDS encoding DUF502 domain-containing protein, with amino-acid sequence MGGPVTGLKTSLKRYFLTGLLVVTPIWGTVLVLKTLFVTVDDILGPALVGVLPDGGYIRGLGILALVVLIFSAGVLAANIIGRQVVSWWEDWLHRVPVVRGIYATLKSMMDILSFDNRGKYNRVVLIQFPKNGHYCFAFVTGMTQGQVQTVSTEPLLNVYVPTSPNPTSGYFLLVPEREVVPLDMSVDEAMKLIVSGGLYQPTQAAGAGQNVRTEVTVP; translated from the coding sequence GTGGGAGGCCCTGTGACTGGCCTGAAAACGTCGTTAAAACGCTACTTTCTGACAGGATTGCTAGTTGTGACCCCGATTTGGGGAACGGTGCTTGTCCTCAAAACTCTGTTCGTCACCGTGGATGATATTTTGGGGCCGGCGCTGGTGGGTGTGCTGCCGGACGGGGGCTACATCCGCGGCCTCGGTATCCTGGCATTGGTAGTGCTGATTTTTTCCGCTGGGGTGCTGGCCGCCAACATCATTGGCCGGCAAGTTGTCTCCTGGTGGGAGGACTGGCTGCATCGCGTCCCGGTTGTGCGCGGTATCTATGCGACGCTCAAGTCCATGATGGACATTCTCTCCTTCGACAATCGTGGAAAGTACAATCGGGTCGTGCTGATCCAGTTCCCGAAGAACGGCCATTACTGTTTCGCGTTCGTGACGGGCATGACGCAGGGGCAGGTACAGACGGTCTCGACGGAGCCGCTGCTCAACGTCTATGTACCGACCTCGCCTAATCCGACGTCCGGGTATTTTCTGCTCGTGCCAGAGAGGGAAGTTGTGCCTCTGGACATGTCGGTGGACGAGGCGATGAAACTCATTGTCTCCGGCGGGCTCTATCAGCCGACGCAGGCGGCGGGGGCTGGGCAGAACGTCCGGACCGAGGTGACTGTGCCATGA
- a CDS encoding aspartate 1-decarboxylase → MFRQMLRSKIHRATVTESCLEYEGSLTVDEDLLDAAGILPYEAIIISNLNNGERFMTYAMTGKRGSGEIVLNGPTARKGAVGDQVIIFCYEYYAEDEIKRHVPKIVRVDGKNQIVRSSAPQAGSKAKSQ, encoded by the coding sequence ATGTTTCGACAAATGCTACGATCGAAAATTCACCGCGCAACTGTCACGGAGTCCTGCCTAGAGTATGAGGGGAGCCTGACAGTCGATGAGGACCTGCTGGATGCGGCGGGCATTCTGCCGTACGAGGCCATCATCATCTCCAATCTGAATAACGGCGAACGATTTATGACCTATGCCATGACCGGCAAGCGTGGGAGTGGCGAGATCGTGCTGAACGGTCCGACGGCCCGCAAGGGCGCAGTGGGCGATCAGGTAATCATCTTCTGCTACGAGTATTACGCGGAGGATGAGATCAAGCGGCACGTGCCAAAGATCGTCCGCGTGGACGGAAAAAATCAGATTGTCCGCAGCAGTGCGCCGCAAGCAGGCAGTAAAGCGAAGTCGCAATGA
- the glmU gene encoding bifunctional UDP-N-acetylglucosamine diphosphorylase/glucosamine-1-phosphate N-acetyltransferase GlmU yields the protein MSRGASKDLGAIVMAAGLGKRMKSKLAKVLHPVAGRPMVLYAVDLAHRMAGECVAVVVGYQGKGVCAALEASGPRQSVMIVEQAQQLGTGHAVQQTRDVFKRLGKALAAYVILNGDTPLLRAETVEALLRLHRDERAVVTLLTATLDDSAGYGHVVRAQDGSVQKIVEDKDATATEKQSREINVGTYVVDGPFLFEALATVQPTNAQGEYYLTDLVGVAVERGMRVSTLTLADANEGMGINTREQLAQAERTIRRRICAQWMAEGVTLRDPATTVIDAGVAIGRDTVIHPDVTLEGCTAIGEDCIIRSRTRISDSRIGHRVVVQDQCVIREATLEDDTAVGPFAHLRPGAVLRRAAKVGNFVEMKKAELGEGSKANHLTYLGDATIGKGVNIGAGTITCNYDGRKKHETVIGNDVFVGSDVQFIAPVTVGTGAVIAAGTTVTSSVPQDTLAIARTQQVNHPGWAARRRAVLAGGVRKAVFGKGQAKSERDMRRAPRVTGTQTPSAKKKFPVSRTQKTEKRRRG from the coding sequence ATGAGCCGCGGGGCATCCAAAGATCTCGGTGCCATCGTCATGGCCGCTGGCCTCGGCAAGCGGATGAAATCCAAGCTGGCCAAGGTGCTCCATCCGGTGGCGGGCCGTCCAATGGTCCTCTACGCCGTGGATCTCGCCCACCGCATGGCTGGCGAGTGTGTAGCGGTTGTGGTGGGCTATCAGGGCAAGGGCGTGTGTGCCGCGCTCGAAGCGAGCGGGCCACGCCAGTCCGTCATGATTGTCGAGCAGGCGCAACAACTGGGGACCGGCCACGCGGTGCAGCAGACGCGCGATGTCTTCAAGCGGCTGGGCAAGGCGCTGGCCGCTTACGTGATTCTCAACGGCGACACGCCGCTGTTGCGAGCTGAGACGGTGGAAGCCCTGTTGCGGCTGCATCGGGACGAGCGGGCGGTAGTGACGCTGCTGACGGCAACCCTGGATGACTCGGCCGGCTACGGGCATGTAGTACGCGCACAAGATGGGTCAGTGCAGAAGATCGTTGAAGACAAGGATGCGACGGCCACAGAGAAACAGAGCCGAGAAATCAATGTCGGCACTTACGTGGTGGACGGGCCGTTTCTTTTTGAGGCGCTCGCGACAGTGCAGCCCACGAACGCGCAGGGTGAATACTATCTCACGGACCTTGTCGGGGTGGCGGTCGAGCGAGGGATGCGCGTCTCGACGCTGACGCTGGCCGATGCCAACGAAGGTATGGGGATTAACACGCGTGAACAGCTCGCGCAGGCCGAGCGGACGATCCGGAGGCGTATCTGCGCGCAGTGGATGGCCGAGGGGGTCACACTCCGTGATCCAGCGACGACGGTGATCGATGCTGGCGTGGCGATTGGGCGAGATACGGTGATTCACCCTGACGTCACGCTGGAGGGCTGCACGGCGATCGGCGAAGACTGCATCATCCGCTCGCGCACACGGATCAGCGACAGCCGGATCGGCCATCGGGTCGTCGTGCAGGACCAGTGCGTGATCAGGGAGGCGACGCTAGAGGACGATACGGCAGTCGGTCCCTTCGCGCACCTGCGGCCGGGCGCAGTGTTGCGCCGTGCCGCCAAGGTCGGCAACTTCGTCGAAATGAAAAAAGCTGAGCTGGGCGAGGGCTCCAAGGCCAACCACCTGACCTATCTGGGCGATGCCACCATCGGCAAGGGCGTCAACATCGGCGCCGGGACGATCACGTGTAATTACGACGGCCGGAAGAAGCACGAGACGGTCATCGGCAACGACGTGTTTGTCGGCAGCGACGTACAGTTCATCGCCCCGGTCACGGTCGGCACGGGGGCGGTGATTGCCGCGGGAACGACGGTGACGTCCAGCGTGCCGCAGGACACGCTGGCCATTGCGAGAACGCAACAGGTCAACCATCCCGGCTGGGCAGCCCGCCGCCGGGCGGTGCTTGCCGGCGGGGTTCGTAAAGCGGTGTTCGGTAAGGGGCAGGCGAAATCCGAACGGGATATGCGGCGCGCGCCACGCGTCACGGGGACACAGACGCCGAGCGCGAAAAAGAAATTTCCGGTTTCACGAACGCAAAAGACCGAAAAGCGGAGACGAGGCTGA
- a CDS encoding DUF948 domain-containing protein, which produces MSGIEIAALIVAGAVVVLVGLLVPVLLQARKAIAEIEQSLIRINAQLLPLLQEMRTTIANMNELAEQTRDGVDHAAVLLHTAGEIGETVQQFHGMVRGTGGALLRTVASRVVAGVQAARAVFSGRGKA; this is translated from the coding sequence ATGTCCGGAATCGAAATTGCCGCATTAATCGTCGCGGGCGCGGTCGTAGTACTGGTCGGCTTGTTGGTGCCCGTGCTGTTGCAGGCTCGAAAGGCGATTGCTGAGATAGAGCAGAGCCTGATCCGCATCAATGCGCAGCTGCTGCCGCTGTTGCAGGAGATGCGGACGACGATAGCCAACATGAACGAACTCGCGGAACAGACGCGCGACGGCGTCGACCACGCAGCCGTGCTGCTGCACACTGCCGGCGAGATCGGCGAGACGGTCCAACAGTTCCACGGCATGGTGCGCGGCACCGGTGGCGCGCTGCTCCGGACCGTCGCGAGCAGGGTCGTTGCCGGCGTGCAGGCGGCCAGGGCCGTCTTTAGCGGGCGGGGGAAGGCATGA
- the glmS gene encoding glutamine--fructose-6-phosphate transaminase (isomerizing): protein MCGIVGYVGSENAVPILLDGLRKLEYRGYDSAGVAVLQDGKIDVRRSVGKLANLDKALADKKLAGSIGIGHTRWATHGRPSEQNAHPHRSGPCVLVHNGIIENYLALRHQLQKDGYRLESETDTEVIAHLIARHMKHGKALPEAVRAATKEVHGSYAIVVMCEQEPDTLVAARSGCPLVIGQARGATFVASDVMAMLKHTRRVTYLEEGDVAVVTASGVTVQDAAGKTVVRRASRVTWNAEATEKGGYPHFMLKEIHEQPQAILDTMRGRYRFEKGEADLPDIGLTPEQFAAVGRIWIVACGTSWHAGLVGKYLLEEMIRTPVPVDIASEFRYRDPLVRKDDLVITISQSGETADTLAAAREATSKGARVVSIVNVVGSTLARESDGVLYTHCGPEIGVASTKAFTAQLTALYLLALHLARVRGTLNANDGRVWLERVVALPHLVEEILKREKEIAAIAKRYHAKRNFLFLGRGINYPIALEGALKLKEVSYIHAEGYAAGEMKHGPIALIDRNMPVVVLAPRDRLHDKTVSNLMEVKARRAPVLAFVSEGEKDLGRVADAVFAIPKVPALLSPILFAVALQLLAYHIAVLRGTDVDQPRNLAKSVTVE from the coding sequence ATGTGTGGCATCGTCGGATACGTCGGGTCCGAGAACGCCGTGCCGATTTTGCTGGACGGGCTGCGGAAGCTTGAATACCGGGGCTACGACTCGGCCGGGGTGGCTGTGTTGCAGGACGGAAAGATCGACGTGCGCCGCAGCGTCGGCAAGCTGGCGAATCTGGACAAGGCGCTGGCCGACAAAAAATTGGCCGGCTCGATCGGCATCGGGCACACGCGCTGGGCGACGCATGGCCGTCCGTCCGAGCAGAATGCACATCCGCACCGGTCCGGCCCCTGCGTGCTCGTGCACAACGGCATCATCGAAAATTATCTGGCGCTCCGGCATCAATTGCAGAAGGATGGCTACCGACTCGAGTCGGAGACCGACACGGAAGTCATTGCGCATCTGATCGCCAGGCACATGAAGCACGGTAAGGCGCTGCCCGAGGCCGTGCGGGCCGCCACCAAAGAGGTGCACGGCAGCTATGCGATCGTCGTGATGTGCGAGCAGGAGCCGGATACGCTGGTTGCGGCCCGCTCCGGATGTCCGCTCGTGATCGGGCAGGCGCGGGGCGCAACCTTCGTGGCCTCCGACGTCATGGCCATGCTCAAGCACACGCGGCGCGTGACCTATCTCGAAGAGGGTGATGTGGCAGTGGTGACTGCGTCAGGCGTCACGGTGCAGGACGCAGCGGGGAAAACGGTTGTGCGCCGGGCCTCACGTGTGACGTGGAACGCGGAGGCGACCGAAAAAGGCGGCTATCCGCATTTCATGCTCAAAGAAATTCACGAGCAGCCGCAGGCGATTCTTGACACGATGCGCGGCCGGTATCGCTTCGAGAAGGGCGAGGCAGATCTGCCGGATATCGGACTGACGCCGGAGCAATTTGCGGCCGTCGGCCGTATCTGGATCGTAGCCTGCGGCACCTCCTGGCATGCCGGCTTGGTGGGGAAGTATCTGCTTGAGGAAATGATCCGCACACCAGTGCCGGTGGACATCGCCTCCGAGTTCCGCTACCGCGATCCGCTCGTCAGGAAGGACGACCTGGTCATCACGATTTCGCAATCGGGCGAGACGGCAGACACGCTCGCGGCGGCCCGCGAGGCCACGAGCAAGGGCGCACGGGTGGTTTCGATCGTCAACGTGGTCGGAAGCACTCTGGCGCGTGAGTCGGACGGCGTGCTCTATACTCATTGCGGTCCGGAAATCGGCGTGGCCTCCACCAAAGCCTTCACGGCACAGCTCACCGCGCTCTATCTTCTGGCGCTGCACCTGGCGCGTGTACGCGGCACGCTCAACGCCAACGATGGGCGGGTGTGGCTGGAGCGCGTGGTCGCTCTGCCGCATCTTGTCGAGGAGATTCTCAAGCGCGAGAAGGAAATTGCCGCTATCGCCAAGCGGTATCATGCGAAACGGAATTTTCTCTTTCTGGGGCGCGGAATCAACTATCCTATCGCGCTTGAAGGCGCGCTCAAGCTCAAGGAAGTTTCCTATATCCACGCTGAGGGCTACGCGGCCGGCGAGATGAAGCACGGGCCGATCGCGCTGATCGACCGGAATATGCCGGTGGTCGTCCTGGCCCCGCGCGACCGGCTTCATGACAAGACGGTCAGTAATCTCATGGAAGTGAAGGCGCGTCGTGCGCCGGTGCTCGCCTTCGTCAGCGAGGGAGAGAAGGATTTGGGCCGGGTGGCCGATGCCGTTTTCGCGATCCCCAAAGTGCCGGCGCTCCTGAGCCCAATTTTGTTTGCGGTGGCGTTGCAACTGCTGGCCTATCACATCGCTGTGTTGCGGGGGACGGATGTGGATCAGCCGCGCAATCTGGCGAAGAGCGTGACGGTCGAATAA
- a CDS encoding dTMP kinase — translation MSTSRLRRNGLLITFEGVEGSGKTTQLRRLATILRQEGYKVVETREPGGTSVAERIREVLLTQPSKLPVSEPITVACELMLVLAARSQHIAHVVDPALRVGSIVLCDRFSDSTLAYQGYGRGLDLAMLKDMNRLATGGLTPDLTLLLEVPVTAGLIRRQKFELEQNRLDREASEFHGKVRRGFLALAAAEPKRIRKVDGVPRPETVAVAVAQTVHAFLTKARIKRLQPIRPIHGAPAHRNK, via the coding sequence GTGAGCACCTCGCGCCTACGCCGAAACGGCCTGCTGATCACCTTTGAGGGGGTGGAAGGCAGCGGAAAAACCACCCAGCTCAGGCGCCTGGCCACCATCCTCCGCCAGGAGGGCTACAAGGTTGTCGAAACGCGAGAACCCGGCGGCACCTCCGTTGCCGAACGCATCCGCGAAGTGCTGCTGACCCAGCCGAGCAAACTGCCGGTCTCCGAGCCGATCACTGTCGCCTGCGAATTGATGCTGGTCTTGGCAGCCCGCAGCCAGCATATTGCGCATGTCGTGGACCCAGCATTGCGGGTCGGCTCCATCGTCCTGTGTGACCGGTTTTCCGATTCCACTCTTGCCTACCAGGGATACGGCCGCGGACTGGATCTAGCCATGCTTAAGGACATGAACCGGCTGGCCACCGGCGGGTTGACGCCCGACTTGACGCTCCTGCTCGAAGTACCCGTCACCGCGGGTCTGATCCGCCGTCAAAAATTCGAGTTGGAGCAGAACCGGCTGGATCGCGAAGCCTCCGAATTCCACGGCAAAGTGCGCCGGGGCTTCCTGGCCCTGGCCGCCGCCGAACCGAAACGCATCAGAAAAGTCGACGGCGTGCCCCGCCCAGAAACCGTAGCCGTGGCGGTGGCCCAAACCGTGCACGCGTTTTTGACGAAGGCCCGTATCAAACGGCTCCAGCCCATCAGGCCCATCCACGGCGCCCCCGCGCATCGGAATAAATAA
- the holB gene encoding DNA polymerase III subunit delta', translating into MPVADLIGHERPKKILQTALRLDCLAHAYLFHGDEQIGKKLAALRFAQAINCEAGDGTYACGVCRSCQQIGNRTHPDFLLIEPDRELATPQIKIEQIRELEAQIVYQPLVGRRKIFLIDDADRMTLGAANAVLKTLEEPPAHSLLLLISSRPAALPATVRSRCQAIRFAPPAATQVEAALILARAIPPADARLLTAASQSKLGAALAMDLTALRSKQAELCSLVAPTTLRSAAAILTAAEALHKADRGAEVLDWLAQWVRDLLLVRIGAGQDHLIHTEQVAALQGAARGAAPDKLTALLDDIDALQRSAGRNLNLQMALESVLLRLREALLTPTSRT; encoded by the coding sequence ATGCCGGTCGCAGACCTCATCGGACACGAACGCCCCAAGAAGATTTTACAAACCGCCCTGCGGCTGGACTGCCTCGCCCATGCCTACTTGTTTCACGGCGACGAGCAGATCGGAAAAAAATTGGCCGCCCTCCGCTTCGCACAGGCCATCAATTGCGAGGCCGGAGACGGCACGTACGCCTGTGGGGTCTGTCGATCCTGCCAGCAGATCGGCAACCGCACCCATCCGGATTTTCTCTTGATCGAACCCGACCGCGAGTTGGCCACCCCGCAGATCAAAATTGAGCAGATCCGTGAACTGGAGGCGCAGATCGTCTACCAGCCCCTCGTCGGCCGGAGGAAAATCTTTCTGATCGACGACGCAGATCGCATGACGCTCGGGGCGGCCAACGCGGTCCTAAAAACGCTTGAAGAGCCACCGGCACACAGCTTGCTTCTGCTGATCTCCAGCCGCCCCGCGGCCCTGCCGGCCACCGTCCGCTCGCGCTGCCAGGCGATCCGCTTCGCACCGCCGGCTGCCACGCAGGTTGAAGCCGCGCTGATTCTCGCGCGAGCAATTCCTCCGGCCGACGCACGTCTGCTGACCGCGGCCAGCCAGTCGAAACTAGGTGCCGCTCTTGCCATGGATCTCACGGCCTTGCGATCCAAACAGGCGGAACTCTGCAGCCTCGTTGCGCCGACGACGTTGCGCTCCGCGGCCGCCATCCTCACGGCCGCCGAAGCCCTGCACAAGGCAGACCGGGGGGCTGAGGTGCTGGACTGGCTCGCGCAGTGGGTCCGGGACCTACTCCTCGTCCGCATCGGCGCCGGACAGGACCATCTGATCCATACGGAGCAAGTGGCCGCGCTGCAAGGCGCCGCGCGCGGCGCGGCCCCAGACAAGCTGACCGCCCTGCTGGATGACATTGATGCGCTGCAGCGGTCGGCTGGACGTAATCTGAATCTTCAGATGGCCCTCGAGTCCGTCTTGCTGCGCCTGCGCGAAGCCCTGCTCACCCCCACTTCAAGGACCTGA
- the gatB gene encoding Asp-tRNA(Asn)/Glu-tRNA(Gln) amidotransferase subunit GatB: MVATYETVIGLEVHAQLKTKSKMFCACGTVFGLPPNRQVCPICLGMPGTLPVVNKQAIEMAVKAGLALHCAINSPNRFARKNYFYPDLPKGYQISQYERPICENGWMEIAVGPDKKKVRIRRAHLEEDAGKNVHETGTSDSRVDLNRAGTPLLEIVTEPDMRSAEEVVAYLKLLREMLVYLDVCDGNMDEGSMRCEPNLSLRTVGSKEFGTKVELKNINSFKFVKDAIEYEIKRQTKVLNEGGQVHQETRLWNSERGETAVMRSKEEAHDYRYFPDPDLVPITITDEWIDRLKAALPKLAREVQKELTGDYGLSDYAAGVLTADKEAADYFSAAAVAAEQAGLPKADAGREVANWATGDLRALLNDKGIGFTSSPVKPDQLAALVAKKHKGEISGPIAKTVLAEMFATGKNAEEIIAARGLTQVSDEGAIGTIIDAVIAQNPAQVQQFKSGKEAVLGFLVGQVMKASGGKANPGKVNEGLKKKLNG; this comes from the coding sequence ATAGTGGCAACTTACGAAACTGTCATCGGACTCGAAGTACACGCGCAGCTCAAGACGAAGTCGAAGATGTTCTGCGCCTGCGGAACGGTCTTTGGCTTGCCGCCCAACCGGCAGGTCTGTCCGATCTGTCTCGGTATGCCCGGCACGCTACCGGTCGTAAACAAGCAGGCCATCGAGATGGCGGTCAAGGCGGGACTGGCACTCCACTGCGCGATCAATTCGCCTAACCGTTTCGCACGGAAAAATTACTTTTACCCCGATTTACCCAAGGGCTACCAGATTTCTCAGTACGAACGGCCGATTTGCGAGAACGGATGGATGGAGATCGCGGTCGGGCCGGACAAAAAGAAGGTCCGCATCCGCCGCGCCCATCTGGAGGAAGACGCGGGCAAAAATGTGCATGAGACAGGCACCAGCGACAGCCGCGTGGATTTGAACCGGGCAGGAACACCGCTGCTCGAAATCGTGACTGAACCGGACATGCGCTCGGCCGAGGAGGTCGTGGCCTATCTCAAGCTGCTGCGCGAGATGCTGGTTTATCTGGACGTCTGCGACGGTAACATGGACGAGGGGAGCATGCGGTGTGAGCCGAATCTGTCTCTGCGGACGGTCGGCAGCAAGGAATTCGGCACGAAGGTGGAGCTCAAGAACATTAACTCCTTTAAGTTCGTCAAGGATGCGATCGAGTACGAGATCAAGCGGCAGACGAAGGTTTTGAACGAAGGGGGGCAGGTGCACCAGGAAACGCGTCTTTGGAACAGCGAGCGCGGCGAGACGGCCGTGATGCGCAGCAAGGAGGAGGCGCATGACTACCGCTATTTCCCCGATCCTGATCTGGTGCCGATCACGATTACCGACGAGTGGATAGACCGATTGAAAGCCGCGTTGCCGAAGTTGGCCCGCGAGGTGCAAAAGGAGCTCACGGGAGACTATGGCCTGAGCGACTATGCGGCTGGTGTGCTGACGGCCGATAAGGAAGCAGCCGATTATTTTTCGGCCGCGGCCGTAGCGGCCGAGCAGGCCGGGCTGCCCAAAGCCGATGCGGGGCGCGAAGTCGCCAACTGGGCGACGGGGGATCTGCGCGCGCTGTTAAATGACAAAGGCATTGGATTCACTAGCAGTCCGGTAAAGCCCGACCAATTGGCCGCCCTCGTTGCGAAGAAACACAAGGGCGAGATTAGCGGGCCAATTGCCAAGACTGTGCTGGCGGAGATGTTTGCCACTGGCAAGAATGCGGAGGAAATTATTGCCGCCAGGGGCCTGACGCAGGTGTCGGACGAAGGCGCCATCGGCACGATCATCGATGCGGTTATCGCGCAGAATCCGGCGCAGGTCCAGCAATTTAAAAGCGGCAAGGAGGCGGTGCTCGGATTTCTTGTCGGGCAAGTGATGAAGGCCTCCGGCGGCAAGGCCAATCCAGGCAAGGTGAACGAGGGATTGAAGAAGAAACTCAACGGCTAA
- the gatA gene encoding Asp-tRNA(Asn)/Glu-tRNA(Gln) amidotransferase subunit GatA — translation MTGLHKLTLGELQKKFTAGEMTARDIVQAYTLRLNQVEPKVKAYITRTDTVAMEQADVLDAKLKGWRRTMPLMGMPVAIKDNICTEGVATTCASRMLGKFIPPYDATVIARLRGQGYLLLGKTNLDEFAMGSSTENSAFGPSRNPWNVACVPGGSSGGSAAAVAADECVAALGSDTGGSIRQPAAFCGVVGLKPTYGRVSRFGLVAFASSLDQIGPITKDVTDAAILLNVIAGHDPLDSTSANLPVPDYTRAFKKKDLKKLTVGVPKEFFAEGLDPDVKQAVEAAIDELKNLGGTIKEIALPMTDYAVAIYYLIATAEASSNLARFDGVKYGLRAKQSHDLMDMYMKSRQEGFGPEVKRRIMLGTYALSAGYYDAYYGKAQAARAMTKKDFDEAFAVVDLIVTPVTPTPAFKLGEKSEDPLQMYLSDIFTISVNLAGLPAISIPCGFSKMGLPIGLQLIGRPFEEETILRAAHAYEQATGWRMKKPTVR, via the coding sequence ATGACCGGACTGCACAAGCTCACGCTCGGAGAGCTCCAGAAAAAATTCACCGCTGGTGAAATGACCGCGCGCGACATCGTGCAGGCCTACACGCTCCGCCTCAATCAGGTCGAGCCCAAGGTCAAGGCCTACATCACGAGGACGGATACGGTCGCGATGGAGCAAGCGGACGTGCTGGATGCCAAACTCAAGGGCTGGCGCCGAACGATGCCGCTCATGGGCATGCCCGTCGCGATCAAGGACAATATCTGCACCGAAGGCGTGGCGACGACCTGTGCCTCACGGATGCTCGGCAAGTTCATTCCGCCCTACGATGCGACGGTGATCGCGCGCCTGCGTGGGCAGGGCTATCTGCTGCTTGGCAAGACCAACCTCGACGAATTTGCCATGGGGTCCTCCACGGAAAACTCCGCCTTCGGGCCGAGCCGGAATCCCTGGAATGTCGCCTGTGTGCCGGGTGGGTCGAGCGGCGGCTCGGCTGCGGCAGTAGCGGCGGATGAGTGCGTGGCAGCACTGGGCTCCGACACCGGCGGCTCCATCAGGCAGCCGGCCGCGTTCTGCGGTGTGGTCGGATTGAAGCCGACCTATGGCCGCGTTTCGCGGTTCGGTCTTGTGGCGTTCGCCTCGTCGCTCGATCAGATCGGCCCGATCACGAAGGACGTGACTGATGCCGCGATTCTCTTAAACGTTATCGCCGGCCACGATCCACTTGATTCGACCTCCGCCAATCTGCCAGTGCCGGACTACACGCGGGCCTTCAAGAAAAAAGACCTCAAGAAGCTGACGGTCGGCGTGCCAAAGGAGTTTTTCGCTGAAGGCTTAGATCCAGACGTCAAGCAAGCCGTGGAGGCGGCGATCGACGAGTTGAAGAATCTCGGTGGGACGATCAAAGAGATCGCACTGCCGATGACGGACTATGCGGTGGCCATCTACTATCTGATCGCGACGGCAGAGGCTAGTTCGAACCTCGCGCGCTTCGACGGCGTCAAATATGGGCTGCGCGCGAAACAGTCCCACGACCTCATGGATATGTACATGAAGAGCCGGCAGGAGGGGTTCGGGCCGGAGGTCAAGCGGCGCATCATGCTCGGCACCTATGCCCTGAGTGCCGGCTACTACGATGCCTATTACGGTAAGGCGCAGGCGGCTCGCGCGATGACGAAAAAAGATTTTGACGAGGCGTTCGCTGTAGTGGATTTGATCGTGACGCCGGTGACGCCGACGCCGGCCTTCAAGCTGGGCGAAAAGAGCGAGGATCCCCTGCAGATGTATCTCTCAGACATCTTTACGATCTCCGTGAATTTGGCGGGGTTGCCGGCGATCTCGATCCCCTGCGGATTCAGCAAAATGGGGCTACCGATTGGCCTGCAGTTGATCGGCCGGCCGTTTGAAGAAGAAACGATCCTTCGGGCAGCGCATGCCTACGAGCAGGCGACTGGCTGGAGGATGAAGAAACCGACTGTCAGGTGA